From the Scyliorhinus canicula chromosome 4, sScyCan1.1, whole genome shotgun sequence genome, the window GATGGGTTGGTCCAAACTTGTCTCCCTCTGCTATTTTAGCAGAGGGATtaatttgtttaaaataaataggTAAAACGCACAGTTAAAAACAGGACAGAGGAAGTTATGTCAAATGCATAAGCTATTTGTTTTTGAGTGTAAGTTCAAAGCCCAGTTCTAAAAATTATCTGCATTCTACTTTAGCCTCCTCATAATGGTCCAATTGTATGCTGGACAATTTACCCACTGAAAGTAGTGATTGGCAGCCTTCCTATGATGAGTGTAAAGTTGGCCTCTCAGCCCATTTAAAGCTCAGGGTTAAAGCCAAACTGCTGCCTAATAAAGGGCATCTACACTGGTAATTGTACAACCCCTCGTTCCACCATGACACTAAACTCCAAGAGGCAAGATACACATCTGAGACTATCCAAGGGAAAGGGATTCTGCTGTTCCAGTTATTGTCAGTGACACAAGATCCCCACAGAAACCTATTCAAATGATAGCAAATCTGGGTGGTGTTCTTCATTTTCAACACTTGAACATCTTTGTCGTGGTACTCCGGAGTCCTCAGAGTCATTCCCCAAAAGGTCATCTTCACTAATGCTGATCCGCAAGCAAGTTTTGTCTGGATGAGGGGAGGAGGTCATCCGTTTCTCATGGCCAATTGGCTTGAGTTTGACATCCACAGACTCTTTGTTCAGAAGATCAGGCACAGAGAGGACTGGCTTGGCAAGGTCTTCAACATTCTCCAGTGTACTGCATAGCTCACTCTCTGATTCGGCCTCGGCAGTGAGGTTGGAAGTTAAATTCTCCACGCTGCTCGTGGGGGCAGTTTCGTCACCTTCGGCCTTACTCTCAGCCGCTCCATTCTTTTGCAGCACCGTTTCATCAGGGCTTGACGTGGATGGATCTGAAACATCACTGCTGGTAACCACAGGCACCGATGATATCATCATATCCTGAGTGGTCTTTAGTGCTCGAGGTGCCCTCTTTTTGACCGTTGGTGGCGGTGGCTCGAGTCGAGGgaaagtgtccaaaaagctttGTCTACAATTAAAGAAGCAGTGCAGAGGTTAATGTCCGAAACATAAAACATGAATCAGTCAGTACACAGACCTTCAgaaacccagctgactgggtACAATTTCTCTTCTCAATACCCCACCATCCCTTGTTAACGAGAGAGTTAATGCTTTCTTTCTCTTGCTGCTTACTTAACACTGCCATTTGTAAAGGCCATTTCCTTAACAACCGGCCATCTAGGCCATGTGCCAGAGTCTAAGGAACAATACAGAATGGAAAGGAAAAGAATACCAATTACAGGATGGGTAAAGAATTAAAACAAGGTTGGAAGCCAGAAGCAAGCCTGACTTCTGACTTTCAACATTaagtacttagaacatagaacatagaacatagaacgatacagcgcagtacaggcccttctgccctcgatgttgcactgacatggaaaaaaaactaaaggccatctaaccttcATTGTTCAATGAAGTTCATTGAAAACAGAGAACTTTGTAGCCTTATGTGCAAATGTGGTCAACTGCCAGGAATTCAACTCCCTGGAATTCCATTCCTAAACCGCTCTACCTCTCTCCTTTAAGAGGCACCTTCAAacttatgggtggaattttccaccctcctttattcccccccccccaattcaaccTTGCCCCCATCGTTCccctctcgcgccccccccccccaccccctccgcgcCACGTTTTGCGGTTCAGAAGTGGCTCATCATTGGTTGGCAACAGGACCATCCGGTCCCCATCAGTGGGCAAGATGATCCCGCTGGTGGAAAGGGCCATAAAGATCAGCCCTATGTCTTCACTTAAACAGTGGCCCAACTGCCCTAATGTCTTCTCCTTCAGCTCAGTGACAATTTTTGTTAGCTTAGTCCAGTGAGGCAGTTTGGGACTATTTACAACACTAAAGGTGCTACGTAAATGCAGGTTGTCAATGTTGCAGTTTTGGTTTAATTCAGATGTATTTCTGAACTTGCCCTCTTGTGATTCATTCAGATTTACACATGAATATTTACCATCGGAGGGTACTGCTCACACAGACACCTAAGAGTTAATTTGTATTGGTACCTTTGGCCAATACAAATAGCAATTTTCTGTGCCAGGGTGCAAAAAatgtatttggggcagcacggtagcacagtggttagcactgtagcttcacagcgccagggtcccaggttcgattccctgctgggtcactgtctgtgcggagtctgcacgtcctccccgcgtctgcgtgggtttcctccgggtgctccggtttcctcccatagtccaaagacgtgcaagttaggtggattggccatgataacttgccctcagtgaccaaaaaaaaagattaggaggggttattgggttacaaggatagggtggaagtgggggcttaagtgggtcggtggtactcgatgggccaaatggcctccaaatggcactgtatgttctatgttctttgttcttttattatTCAGTGACAGTGCTCAAATATTCATATATTCATTTAAATACAATAGTTCAGTAGATAAAATTAACACTTAGTCAGTCACCATAACAGAAAACATACAAGTCAAATCCTTATGCTGAATTGGCTAGCAAATTTATGGTTGCAGCTGATGAGCATTCATCCACAAATCTTCCAGTTCACAAATCCTGCTTCCACATTCCTGCTGACAAACCAAGTTCTTCAGGACACATCAGCAATAGGTTTGTGTCTGTTGGGGACAGGCTAGTCTCTAGACTAGTTACTCTTATCTACATATAACATagaattcagaaggaggccattcggcccatcgagtctgcaccgacccacttaagccctcacttccatcctatccccgtaacccaataacccctcctaatctttttgtaaGTGAATCTGACAGTCAACATGTGCACAGAGAGTTCCCACAAGTGAAGTTAATGCGTTAGGAAAACTGCTTCATCTCTTTTTTTGTATGATGTTGGTTCAAGGAGGAATGTTGGTAGGTCTCAGTATAATCTCTGTATaatcactgtcaccagactcctaaatgaccctcttattgactgacctcattaacactacaccctgtatgcttcaaccgatgccaatgcttatgtagttacattgtatatcttgtgttgccctattatgtattttcttgaattttgtttcattcccttttcttcccatgtactgaatgatctgttgagctgcttgcagaaaaatacttttcactgtacctcggtacacgtgacaataaacaaatccaatccaatccaatccaatctcactATGTCAACACCTCTGACAATGTAACACTTCCTTGATACTGAACTGGTACGTCAGCCTAGGTTACGTGCAAGTCATTTATCGAGGCTTGGCCCCATGACCTTCTGACGAAGTGTGAACAGTTGATCAATTTGATAGCAATAGCAGAACTGCAACAAGAACATATAGGCCTGGTTTAGAAAGCTACGTCCCACTATATGTTAATGTATTCTCAATGTAT encodes:
- the LOC119964852 gene encoding uncharacterized protein C1orf226 homolog: MFENSNTAPTPKLHHGRAASVKGALAGSSTTIAGESGGRSGSGGINSQHLKSAINLGKAMGAKVNDLLRRKEQSTTMEVGVTEVNKNAEGAVSMASRDEKGATDNNGIQSFLDTFPRLEPPPPTVKKRAPRALKTTQDMMISSVPVVTSSDVSDPSTSSPDETVLQKNGAAESKAEGDETAPTSSVENLTSNLTAEAESESELCSTLENVEDLAKPVLSVPDLLNKESVDVKLKPIGHEKRMTSSPHPDKTCLRISISEDDLLGNDSEDSGVPRQRCSSVENEEHHPDLLSFE